A single window of Ferviditalea candida DNA harbors:
- a CDS encoding paeninodin family lasso peptide: protein MKKEWQTPLLEVLEINMTMKYITYPHHDKRDDEHNNCNQGGFDS, encoded by the coding sequence ATGAAAAAAGAATGGCAAACGCCGTTGTTGGAAGTATTGGAAATCAACATGACAATGAAATACATAACTTACCCTCATCACGATAAGAGGGATGACGAACACAACAATTGCAATCAAGGGGGGTTTGACAGCTGA